The Clarias gariepinus isolate MV-2021 ecotype Netherlands chromosome 7, CGAR_prim_01v2, whole genome shotgun sequence genome includes a window with the following:
- the LOC128527552 gene encoding mRNA decay activator protein ZFP36L1 has product MPSNLLTPFIELDEEFCKTFQNLQLQDGSRRAIGFQRRHSLCPVTLPNSKFNISAGVIDPTDDLWSLSSISSQPWSREQLPRSALQRIPFRADRSVSMIEGHVSGESSLPPPPGLSVSPPSPRETPVPAVSARYKTELCRTYEESGACKYGAKCQFAHGAEELRGLNRHPKYKTEPCRTFHTVGFCPYGARCHFIHNADEQQPQQPQRQAASSTRERPRLLRQSVSFAGFPSRATVAAFQALPDPLAFTRASSVSPPPSSSSFSCSPDLLSPPGLPERGAMTHGFGFTADLGLSERIAALQRSTSADSLSDHDGYSSSGSLSGCDSPGAEGSRRLPIFSRLSVSDD; this is encoded by the exons ATGCCATCCAATCTACTTACACCCTTTATTGAGTTGGATGAGGAATTTTGCAAG ACTTTCCAGAATCTACAATTACAGGATGGGTCGCGGCGCGCCATCGGTTTCCAGCGCAGACATTCCCTGTGCCCGGTCACACTTCCCAACTCCAAATTCAACATCAGCGCAGGAGTCATAGACCCTACAGACGATCTCTGGTCTCTCTCAAGCATCAGCAGCCAGCCCTGGAGTCGGGAGCAGCTTCCGCGTTCTGCCCTCCAGCGCATCCCGTTCCGGGCTGACCGCTCCGTGAGCATGATCGAAGGACACGTGAGTGGAGAGTCCAGCCTCCCGCCTCCCCCGGGCCTGAGCGTCTCCCCGCCCTCCCCAAGAGAGACGCCGGTGCCTGCCGTGTCCGCGCGCTACAAAACCGAGCTCTGCCGCACGTACGAGGAGAGCGGCGCGTGCAAGTACGGCGCCAAGTGCCAGTTCGCGCACGGCGCCGAGGAGCTGCGCGGCCTCAACAGGCACCCTAAGTACAAAACCGAGCCGTGCCGCACTTTCCACACAGTGGGCTTCTGTCCGTACGGCGCGCGCTGCCACTTCATCCACAACGCCGACGAGCAGCAGCCGCAGCAGCCCCAGCGCCAGGCCGCGAGCTCCACCAGGGAGCGCCCGCGCCTGTTGCGCCAGAGCGTCAGCTTCGCCGGTTTTCCTTCCAGGGCCACCGTTGCCGCTTTCCAGGCCCTTCCAGACCCGCTCGCTTTCACCAGAGCGTCTTCTGTATCTCCTCCGCCGTCCTCGTCTTCCTTTTCGTGCAGCCCCGATCTCCTGTCTCCACCGGGGCTTCCAGAGCGCGGAGCCATGACGCACGGCTTCGGGTTCACAGCAGATCTCGGGCTCAGCGAACGGATCGCGGCTCTGCAACGCAGCACGTCCGCGGACTCGCTCTCTGATCACGACGGCTACTCGAGCTCCGGGAGCCTAAGCGGCTGCGACTCGCCTGGTGCAGAAGGAAGCAGGCGTCTGCCCATCTTCAGCCGCCTGTCTGTCTCAGACGATTAA